In the Haloarcula salinisoli genome, TAAAGCGGTGCTCTTCAGGGATAGCCAGTCCCACCCGGTCCATCGCGATGTCGGCCTCTGCGGCGGGCCGGCCGGTGACGACGCCGACCGCGTAGCGCTCCTGGAGGGCATCGAGCGTCGCCTCGCTGACCAGCTTCGGCTCGTCGTTGATGTAGCCCGGCGCGTCGAAGGCGGGTTCGCCGCCCTCCAGGTCCCGATACAGCTCGCTCCCGAGATACAGCGTCTGGAACACCTCGCGGAGGCCCCTGGGGTCCCAGGCGTCGAGAACCTGCTCGGCGTTCTCCTCCAGCAACTCCCGGACGACGGCTTTCGCCGCGTCGAGGCCGCCGCCGGTCTCGGCGATGGCGTCGGTGAAGGCGGCCACGTTCACGTCGGTCTCTCGCGAGGTCAGCACGAACAGCGCCGCCGCGTCGGTCAGCTCCCAGTCGTTGTTGAACCCGCCGGCGTTCTTGAACCGCTGGATATCGGCTTTCGCGATGGTGTCGCCGTACACCCGGTCGACGGACTCGACGATGGCCCGTCGGTACGAGTCGGCCACGTCCACCAGCACTCCGTCGATGTCCAGCACGACAGCGTCGACTTGCATACTCGGACCTCCACACGCTCGTTGAAGCGCCTTGCTATCTCTGCCCCGGACCGTCGACCGCCCGGTACAGCACCACACCGCCGGGCAGTTGTTCGGCCTCGGCCGGCACGACGACCGGGTCGCCGCCTAGCGTGGTGAACCAGCAGGCCGCGCCGACCCGCCGTGCCACGTCCCGGACGGGCCGCTGGAGTTCGGGCGGCAGGTTGCGAGCGAAGAGGACGTCTGCCCCCTCGTAGACCGACAGTGTCGGCTCGGTCACGTCGTCACTGACGAAGGCAACGGGGTCGGGGACCGACCGCTCGCGGATATCGGTCGCGGTCACGTCGACGCCTCGCTCGGCCAGGTCGACGGCGACGTCGTGCCGGTTGCCGACGCCGACTTCGACGACGGAATCGACGTCCGAGAGTCGGGTAACGAGTGCGGTCACGGGCGCTGCCACGGCGGGAAACTTATGGCCCGGTGGCGTTTATGGGTTCGCATGCACGTCGACATCGTACCGGTGGGCGAGGTCTCCAGCCTCGTAAAGCGGGAGGCCTCGGAGGGCCTCCGTGAGACATACGACTGCGAGGTCTCCATGCACGAACCGCAGTCGGTCCCCGCCGGTGCGTACCACAGCGACCGCGA is a window encoding:
- a CDS encoding TIGR01548 family HAD-type hydrolase, which produces MQVDAVVLDIDGVLVDVADSYRRAIVESVDRVYGDTIAKADIQRFKNAGGFNNDWELTDAAALFVLTSRETDVNVAAFTDAIAETGGGLDAAKAVVRELLEENAEQVLDAWDPRGLREVFQTLYLGSELYRDLEGGEPAFDAPGYINDEPKLVSEATLDALQERYAVGVVTGRPAAEADIAMDRVGLAIPEEHRFTMDDWEQGKPHPHALLTLAERFDARQVAFAGDTLDDIQTAVNADDEDPDRVYYGVGVLTGGLTGEDGRATYASAGASAVVESVEDLPDLLE
- a CDS encoding UPF0146 family protein, whose protein sequence is MTALVTRLSDVDSVVEVGVGNRHDVAVDLAERGVDVTATDIRERSVPDPVAFVSDDVTEPTLSVYEGADVLFARNLPPELQRPVRDVARRVGAACWFTTLGGDPVVVPAEAEQLPGGVVLYRAVDGPGQR